ACTCATGAACGACTACGCCGCTCGTGCCAGGGCCGTGCGTTCGGGCTTTGAGATGAATCCTTCTCCCGGCAATATTCAGGATGGCCTCATCACAGACGCGATGAAATCCGCTGGCGCAGCGCGCAAGAGCGGCACGTCGCCGGTGACCGATGTGCTCGATTATCCGGAGTACGCGGTGACGGCTGGGCTGAACCTGCTCTGCACGCCGGGCAATGACGTGGAGTGCGTCACCGCGCAGGTGGCAGCGGGCGCCAACCTTGTGCTATTCACCACTGGCCTTGGCACCCCTACGGGAAATCCCGTCGCGCCTGTGATCAAGCTGGCCACGAACTCCGCTCTGGCGGCGCGCATGCCAGACATTATCGACATCGACACGGGCAGCGTAGTCACCGGCGAGTCAAGCATTGAGAGCATGGGCGAATCTATTCTCGAACGCATGGTCGATATCGCCAGCGGCTCGCTGAAGACGAAAGCTGAACAGCTCGGCCAGAACGACTTTATCCCGTGGAAGAGAGGAGTTTCTCTATGACGCAACCCTTCCGTCTGGATGGAAAAACCGCAGTCGTGACCGGCGCGGGCAGCGGAATCGGCCGCGCGATAGCGCTCACCTTTGCCGCAAGCGGAGCCACTGTCTATCTGATCGATCTGCGCAAGGACGCTGTGGACGAAACCGCACGAAGCATCGCCGAGGCTGGCGGTTGCGAAGCTGTTTCTCTTCCGTGCGATGTTACCGACGCCTCCCAGACGCAGGAGTGCTTTGCCGGAATCGTAGATCGGACCCGTATCGACATTCTGGTCAATTGCGCGGGTGTGGCACACATCGGCCGTCTTGAAAATACGACCGAAGCCGACTTTGAACGGCTCTTTCGCGTGAATGTGAAGGGCACTTATCTGTGCATGCAAGCCGCAATTGGTCCGATGAAGCAAGCCGGTGGCGGAGTGATTCTCAATCTCGCATCGATTGCTGCGAGCGCGGGTATCAGCGACCGTTTTGCCTACTCCATGACCAAGGGCGCGGTGCTGGCCATGACGCTTTCAGTGGCGAAGGACTACATTGCGGACGGCATTCGCTGCAATGCGATTTCTCCGGCGCGCATTCACACT
The DNA window shown above is from Acidobacterium capsulatum ATCC 51196 and carries:
- a CDS encoding SDR family NAD(P)-dependent oxidoreductase, which gives rise to MTQPFRLDGKTAVVTGAGSGIGRAIALTFAASGATVYLIDLRKDAVDETARSIAEAGGCEAVSLPCDVTDASQTQECFAGIVDRTRIDILVNCAGVAHIGRLENTTEADFERLFRVNVKGTYLCMQAAIGPMKQAGGGVILNLASIAASAGISDRFAYSMTKGAVLAMTLSVAKDYIADGIRCNAISPARIHTPFVDAFLRDNYAGQEEAMFARLSQSQPIGRMGSPEEVASLALYLCSDQASFITGADIPLDGGFFNLRG